In Roseicyclus marinus, the genomic window CCTCTGCATAGGGGCGGGCGGTTGCGGCATCGGCCCACAGGATCACGGCATCGAGCGGTGCGAGATCGATGAGCCATTCGGGCGGCACATGCTCGCCCACGGCCAGCGCCGTGCAGCCTGCAGCCTCGGCGGCGCGTTTCTGCGCCTCTGCCGCCGCGATCCCCGGACCAAGGCACAGGACACGCCCGCGCGGATGGGTGGTGAGCCGGTTCGATTCCCCCGTGGGGCCGGGCAGGCTATGGGCCGAAAGCGTGCGATCACGCGGATCGGGCAGGGCTGCCAGCGCGCGGGCGAGCGTGGCGCGCTCGATGGTCCCCTCGGCAAGACCATGGGCCTTGCCTGCGGGCGCTTGCGTGAAGCGGGGCAGGTAGGCCGGGCCGCCCGCCTTGGGCCCGGTGCCGGAAAGCCCCTCGCCACCAAAGGGTTGGCTGCCCACGACCGCGCCGATCTGGTTGCGGTTGATATAGGTGTTGCCGACACGGATGGCGGCGGCCACCGTCTGGACCCTGTCGTCGATCCGGCTGTGCATCCCGAAGGTCAGGCCGAACCCGCGCGCATTCACATCGGCGATCACCTGTTCCAGATCCTCGGCCCTGTAGGTCGCGATATGCAGGACGGGGCCGAAGATCTCGCGCTCGAGTGCTGCGATGCCGCCGTTGAGCTGCAGGATCGTGGGGGGCACGAAGGTGCCCTGCGACGGCGCGGCCAGTTCGGCCAGAACGCGCCCCTCGGCCCGGGCCGTTTCGATATGGGCGGCGATGCCCGCCTTGGCCCGTTGATCGATCACCGGGCCGATATCGGTCGAGATTGCCCAAGGGTCGCCAAGGCGCAATTCCGCCATGGCGCCGGTCAACATCTCGATCAGGGGGGCTGCCACATCCTCCTGCACATAAAGGATGCGGAGCGCCGAACAGCGTTGGCCCGCCGATTGGAAGGCGGAGGCGATGATGTCGCGCACCGCCTGTTCGGGCAGGGCCGTGCTGTCGACCACCATCGCGTTGAGCCCGCCGGTTTCCGCGATGAGCGGCGCGGCAGGGTCGAGATGGGCCGCCATGGTGCGGTTGATCGCCTGCGCGGTTTCGGTCGAGCCGGTGAAGCAGACCCCCGCGATGCGGGGATCCGAGCTGAGCGCCGCGCCCACATCCGCGCCCCGTCCGGGCAAGAGCTGAAGCGCGTCACGCGGCACGCCCGCCTGATGCAGAAGCGTGACGGCGAGATGCGCGATGAGCCCCGTCGCCTCGGCCGGTTTGGCGATGACGCCATTGCCCGCGGCAAGGGCGGCCGCGATCTGGCCGGTGAAGATCGCCAACGGGAAATTCCACGGGCTGATGCAGGCGAAGGTCCCGCGCGCGGGCGTGGTGAGGCCCTGCGCCTGATCGGCGTAATAGCGCAGGAAATCCACCGCCTCGCGCAATTCGCCGATGGCATCGGGCAGGGTCTTGCCCGCCTCCCGCGCCAGAAGGGCGAAGATCTGGCCGAACTCGGCCTCGTAAAGATCGGCGGCACGGTTGAGCGCTGCGGCACGATCGGCCACGGGCGCGGACCAGGGTCGGGCGCTGGTCAGCGCGGTTTCGATATCGGCAGGGGCGGCAAGGGTCAGGGTGCCGAGCCTGTCATCCCCCCGGGCGGGGTTGGCCAGGGTCCAGACCTCTCCCCCGGCAATTTCGCCCGCCACGAGCGGTCCCGCCGCCCATGTCGCGCCGGCATAGGGGGCGCGCGCCGCCTCGATCCGCGCAAGCGTCACGGGATCGGTCAGGTCGAAGCCCCTGGAATTGACGCGGGCGGGCGCGAACAGATCGGGTGGGGCCGTGACCGCGCGGGCGCGCGCCGTCTCGAGCGCCACGAAAGGATCGCGGGCCACGGTTTCGACGGGCACGGATGCATCCAGCAGCTGGTTCACGAAACTGGAATTCGCGCCGTTTTCCAGCAAGCGCCGCACCAGATAGGCCAGAAGATCACGATGCTTGCCCACCGGCGCATAGATCCGGCAGCGCGGGCCATTGCCCTTGCGCACCAGTTCGTGCAGCGCCTCGCCCATGCCATGGAGGCGCTGGAATTCATAGGCGGTGGGATCGGCCCCCATCTCGAGGATTGCCGCAACGGTGTGGGCGTTGTGGGTGGCGAATTGCGGAAAGATCCGGTCGGTCAGCCCCAGAAGCTTTTGCGCAAGGCACAGATAGGCGGCATCGGTCGCGGGTTTGCGGGTCCAGACGGGGAAATCGCTCAGGCCCGCCACCTGCGCGCGCTTGATCTCGGTGTCCCAATAGGCGCCCTTGACCAGCCGCAGCATGATGCGCCGGTCGTGTTGACTGGCCAGCGCATGCAACCAGTCGATGACCGCGCCCGCGCGCTTGCCATAGGCCTGGACCACCACGCCGAACCCGTCCCATCCGGCAAGTGCGGGAT contains:
- the putA gene encoding bifunctional proline dehydrogenase/L-glutamate gamma-semialdehyde dehydrogenase PutA, with protein sequence MPLDRPAPDLAPLRAAIRAAHLAPEDQALAALIAAHGPDADLRQRATARGAALVGQLREDRSPGLMEVFLAEYGLSTKEGVALMCLAEALLRVPDAATMDALIEDKIAPSEWGAHLGHSASSLVNASTWALMLTGRVLQDGEGMAGVLKGAVRRLGEPVIRAAVARAMREMGQHFVLGQSMAEAMKRASVEERRGYAYSYDMLGEAAMTARDASAYFDAYRGAIRALAPACAAQDVRRNPGISVKLSALFPRFEQGQRDRVMAELVPRLVALAREARALHIGLSIDAEEADRLDLSLDVIAAALADPALAGWDGFGVVVQAYGKRAGAVIDWLHALASQHDRRIMLRLVKGAYWDTEIKRAQVAGLSDFPVWTRKPATDAAYLCLAQKLLGLTDRIFPQFATHNAHTVAAILEMGADPTAYEFQRLHGMGEALHELVRKGNGPRCRIYAPVGKHRDLLAYLVRRLLENGANSSFVNQLLDASVPVETVARDPFVALETARARAVTAPPDLFAPARVNSRGFDLTDPVTLARIEAARAPYAGATWAAGPLVAGEIAGGEVWTLANPARGDDRLGTLTLAAPADIETALTSARPWSAPVADRAAALNRAADLYEAEFGQIFALLAREAGKTLPDAIGELREAVDFLRYYADQAQGLTTPARGTFACISPWNFPLAIFTGQIAAALAAGNGVIAKPAEATGLIAHLAVTLLHQAGVPRDALQLLPGRGADVGAALSSDPRIAGVCFTGSTETAQAINRTMAAHLDPAAPLIAETGGLNAMVVDSTALPEQAVRDIIASAFQSAGQRCSALRILYVQEDVAAPLIEMLTGAMAELRLGDPWAISTDIGPVIDQRAKAGIAAHIETARAEGRVLAELAAPSQGTFVPPTILQLNGGIAALEREIFGPVLHIATYRAEDLEQVIADVNARGFGLTFGMHSRIDDRVQTVAAAIRVGNTYINRNQIGAVVGSQPFGGEGLSGTGPKAGGPAYLPRFTQAPAGKAHGLAEGTIERATLARALAALPDPRDRTLSAHSLPGPTGESNRLTTHPRGRVLCLGPGIAAAEAQKRAAEAAGCTALAVGEHVPPEWLIDLAPLDAVILWADAATARPYAEALAARKGAILPLVAEAEPALRLTLERHLCIDTTAAGGNAALLAGIG